One Thiocapsa bogorovii DNA segment encodes these proteins:
- a CDS encoding DUF3300 domain-containing protein: protein MRNLGYRLGRSLAPIIVAVCVAVTVPFALGAESTAPPDETFPAEQIEQLVAPIALYPDALIAQILMASTYPLDVVQATRWLDDQDDLKDEALDQAVKEQPWDDSVKALVFFPSVLEFMSDNLDWTQDLGDAVLAQQGEVTDTIQRLRGEAEEAGALADNDQQRVEKSGDTIIIQPAEPEVVYVPTYDPVRVYGESSPPAQSYYPEAYADATASYEAGFAAGQAAEASSSSTADTGSGSLINFGLGAVAGGLLTAAIMWDNDDDWNDRLYYGGPGYYGAPSYWGRSAYWNNNGWREPVNINIDRTRNIDIDRNVERGDINVNRGIVGNEVKKWEHNPERRGGVRYRDSSTEKRFAAKRTEGPVSRDQARGRVKGAERPLKAPGLDQVKREGAASGKMAELKDKRPAAGEARAKVQAKAPAVKAKAPAAKVKTKPKVQAAAAKKRPVNRDVKRPAVAQAKRPVKAVSKPLEKRPAAGGSKPKASAFKAGKPAAARAASNRGGASRAKAANRGGGGARAGGIKRR from the coding sequence ATGCGGAACCTAGGGTACCGCCTCGGCCGATCGCTGGCCCCAATCATTGTCGCCGTCTGCGTCGCCGTCACAGTGCCGTTCGCGCTCGGAGCGGAGTCGACCGCGCCCCCGGACGAGACCTTCCCCGCCGAGCAGATCGAGCAACTCGTCGCGCCCATTGCACTCTATCCCGATGCGCTGATTGCCCAGATCCTCATGGCCAGCACCTACCCGCTGGACGTGGTGCAGGCGACGCGTTGGCTCGATGACCAGGACGATCTCAAAGACGAGGCCCTCGATCAGGCGGTCAAGGAGCAGCCATGGGACGACAGCGTCAAAGCGCTGGTCTTCTTCCCGAGCGTGCTCGAGTTCATGAGCGACAACCTCGACTGGACTCAAGACTTGGGCGATGCGGTGCTGGCCCAGCAGGGCGAGGTGACCGACACCATTCAGCGCTTGCGGGGCGAAGCCGAGGAGGCGGGTGCGCTCGCCGACAACGACCAGCAGCGTGTCGAGAAGTCCGGCGACACCATCATCATCCAGCCCGCGGAACCGGAGGTGGTCTATGTGCCCACCTACGACCCCGTCAGGGTCTACGGGGAGAGCAGTCCGCCGGCGCAGTCGTATTACCCGGAGGCCTACGCCGATGCGACCGCCAGTTACGAGGCCGGTTTCGCGGCGGGTCAGGCCGCTGAGGCGTCATCGTCGAGCACGGCCGACACCGGTTCAGGCAGCCTGATCAATTTTGGACTAGGCGCCGTCGCCGGGGGACTCCTCACCGCCGCCATCATGTGGGACAACGATGACGACTGGAACGACCGGCTCTACTACGGTGGTCCTGGCTATTACGGTGCCCCGAGCTACTGGGGCCGGTCCGCCTACTGGAACAACAACGGCTGGCGCGAGCCGGTCAACATCAATATCGACCGAACCCGCAACATCGACATCGACCGCAACGTCGAGCGTGGCGACATCAACGTCAACCGCGGCATTGTCGGCAACGAGGTCAAAAAGTGGGAGCACAACCCCGAGCGGCGCGGCGGGGTGCGTTACCGGGATTCGTCCACCGAGAAGCGGTTTGCCGCCAAGCGCACCGAGGGCCCCGTGAGTCGGGACCAGGCACGCGGACGCGTGAAGGGCGCAGAGCGCCCGCTCAAGGCCCCCGGACTGGATCAAGTCAAGCGCGAGGGTGCCGCGAGCGGCAAGATGGCAGAGCTCAAGGACAAGCGCCCGGCCGCGGGCGAGGCCCGTGCCAAGGTGCAGGCCAAGGCCCCGGCGGTGAAGGCCAAGGCTCCGGCGGCCAAGGTCAAGACCAAACCCAAGGTTCAGGCGGCGGCCGCCAAGAAACGCCCGGTCAACCGCGATGTCAAGCGTCCGGCGGTCGCGCAGGCGAAGCGCCCGGTCAAGGCCGTATCCAAACCCTTGGAAAAGCGTCCCGCGGCAGGGGGTTCCAAACCCAAGGCGAGCGCCTTCAAGGCCGGCAAACCGGCGGCGGCGCGTGCGGCCAGCAACCGCGGTGGGGCCAGTCGGGCCAAGGCGGCCAACCGAGGCGGAGGCGGTGCCCGGGCCGGCGGGATCAAACGGCGCTGA
- a CDS encoding DUF2950 domain-containing protein: MKKITLLLAVLIASWLCIAVSAAEDAPPPAEVSDVEVPVQPPMHFETPDAAVMALIDASEAEGRDALYAVLGSDLDELVSGDPVADAADRRSFVELAREEADLEDETEDSAILSIGPDDWPFPIPLAKDDQGWYFDTRAGLEELLDRRVGLNELHAVATARAFVDAEREYAAADPNGDGIGVYASRLWSTEGKRDGLYWPTKKGEPDSPMGPLVGEAVDEGYRTGEAGQQPRPYHGYYFRILTAQGPAAPGGARSYLEDGRLVGGFGLVAWPASYGNSGIMSFQVNQRGVVYEADLGDDTASVAASIDAYDPGNGWEPVVD, translated from the coding sequence ATGAAGAAGATCACTTTGCTGCTGGCCGTCTTGATCGCCTCCTGGCTGTGTATCGCCGTCTCGGCCGCGGAGGATGCCCCGCCCCCGGCGGAGGTGTCCGATGTCGAGGTGCCTGTCCAACCTCCGATGCATTTCGAGACTCCGGACGCCGCCGTGATGGCCTTGATCGACGCGTCCGAAGCAGAGGGTCGGGATGCCCTCTACGCGGTGCTCGGGTCCGACCTCGACGAGCTGGTGTCCGGCGACCCGGTCGCGGACGCCGCCGATCGCCGGAGCTTCGTGGAATTGGCGCGCGAGGAGGCTGATCTCGAAGACGAGACCGAGGACAGCGCTATCCTCTCGATCGGACCGGACGACTGGCCGTTCCCGATCCCCTTGGCCAAGGACGACCAGGGCTGGTATTTCGACACCCGGGCGGGTCTGGAGGAGTTGCTTGACCGCCGCGTCGGCCTCAACGAGCTGCACGCCGTCGCGACCGCCCGTGCCTTCGTCGATGCCGAGCGCGAGTACGCCGCCGCCGACCCGAACGGCGACGGCATCGGCGTCTATGCATCGCGCTTGTGGAGCACCGAGGGCAAACGCGACGGACTCTATTGGCCGACGAAAAAGGGCGAGCCTGATAGCCCGATGGGTCCGCTGGTCGGCGAGGCGGTCGACGAGGGCTACCGGACCGGCGAGGCAGGGCAGCAGCCGCGTCCCTATCACGGCTATTACTTTAGGATCCTGACGGCTCAAGGGCCCGCTGCGCCCGGTGGTGCCCGGAGCTATCTCGAGGACGGCCGCCTCGTCGGAGGGTTCGGTCTGGTCGCTTGGCCGGCGAGTTACGGCAACTCCGGCATCATGAGCTTCCAGGTCAACCAACGTGGCGTCGTCTACGAGGCGGACTTGGGGGACGACACCGCTAGCGTCGCCGCGTCGATCGATGCCTATGATCCCGGCAACGGGTGGGAGCCTGTCGTGGACTGA
- a CDS encoding cation:proton antiporter family protein, with the protein MIDTISWLAIAFGAGLVARQMGLPPLVGYLVAGFGLHAFGAESTPMVNTLSDLGVTLLLFTIGLKLKLKSLAEPQVWGVASIHMIAFVGLVVPVLLSLGSLGLPHLDAVGHREAIVLAFALSFSSTVFAVKVLEEKGEMGSLYGTIAIGILIVQDLAAVLFLAFSMGKVPTLWSLLLLALIPLRGVIGRVLDRSGHGELLLLFGITFGLGGAQLFEFLHIKGDLGALLLGVLIAPHAKSGELAKTLLGLKDLFLVGFFLSIGLTAAPSMDMAPVVLVLLLVLIAKGFLFEQLLLVFRLRARTALLGTLSLASYSEFGLIVAAIAQESGWLSADWLAIVAITVGLSLVIASWLNARSHNLYELFSDRLRRQERRVRLPVEREIDPADANAMIIGMGRVGTGAYDTLTMDKGLKPVGIDADPDAVARHSASGRNVVQGSATDADFWHRLHLDDGHIKLVLLAMPQVSENVFAAEHLIKEGFAGTIGAIAKFPDDEAILRAAGVSQVFNLYAEAGAGFAQHVCTGRGREVEDRISRMPGTAAGVDGAR; encoded by the coding sequence ATGATTGACACGATCAGTTGGTTGGCCATCGCCTTCGGGGCCGGTCTGGTGGCGCGGCAGATGGGTTTGCCGCCGCTCGTGGGTTATCTGGTGGCCGGCTTCGGACTGCACGCTTTCGGTGCGGAGTCGACCCCGATGGTCAACACCCTGTCCGATCTGGGTGTGACCCTTCTGCTCTTCACCATCGGTCTGAAGTTGAAGTTGAAGAGTTTGGCCGAGCCTCAGGTCTGGGGCGTGGCCTCGATTCACATGATTGCCTTCGTCGGCCTGGTCGTTCCCGTTTTGCTGTCCTTGGGTTCGCTCGGCTTGCCCCATCTGGATGCGGTCGGACACCGCGAGGCCATCGTCCTGGCCTTTGCGCTGAGTTTTTCGAGCACCGTGTTCGCGGTCAAGGTGCTCGAGGAGAAGGGCGAGATGGGCTCGCTCTACGGCACCATCGCGATCGGGATTCTGATCGTTCAGGATTTGGCCGCGGTGCTGTTCTTGGCCTTCTCGATGGGTAAGGTGCCGACGCTCTGGTCATTGCTGCTCCTGGCCCTGATCCCCTTGCGCGGCGTCATCGGCCGGGTGCTGGATCGCTCCGGACACGGCGAGCTCCTGCTCCTGTTCGGGATCACCTTCGGCCTTGGTGGTGCCCAGCTCTTCGAGTTTCTGCATATCAAGGGCGACCTCGGGGCCCTGCTGCTCGGGGTGCTGATCGCTCCCCATGCCAAGTCGGGCGAGTTGGCGAAGACGCTCCTCGGGCTCAAGGATCTCTTTCTGGTCGGTTTCTTTCTGAGCATCGGATTGACCGCGGCGCCGAGTATGGACATGGCGCCTGTGGTCCTGGTGCTGCTGTTGGTGCTGATCGCGAAGGGATTCTTGTTCGAGCAACTCCTGTTGGTCTTTCGGCTGCGTGCCCGCACTGCACTGCTCGGGACCCTATCGCTCGCGAGCTACAGTGAGTTCGGTTTGATCGTTGCCGCCATCGCCCAGGAGTCGGGCTGGCTGTCCGCGGACTGGCTCGCCATCGTCGCCATCACCGTCGGCTTGTCCTTGGTCATCGCCTCCTGGCTCAACGCGCGCTCTCATAATCTCTACGAGTTGTTCAGCGATCGGCTGCGACGCCAAGAGCGCAGGGTACGCTTGCCGGTCGAGCGCGAGATCGATCCCGCGGACGCCAACGCGATGATCATCGGAATGGGGCGCGTCGGCACCGGCGCCTACGACACGCTGACGATGGACAAGGGACTCAAGCCCGTCGGTATCGATGCGGACCCGGATGCCGTCGCGCGGCACTCGGCAAGCGGTCGCAATGTCGTCCAGGGCAGCGCCACGGACGCCGATTTCTGGCATCGTCTGCATCTGGACGACGGTCATATCAAGCTGGTGCTGTTGGCAATGCCGCAGGTGTCGGAAAACGTCTTTGCCGCCGAGCACCTGATCAAGGAAGGCTTCGCGGGCACCATCGGTGCCATCGCGAAGTTTCCCGATGACGAGGCGATCCTGCGCGCCGCCGGCGTCAGCCAGGTCTTCAACCTTTATGCCGAGGCCGGTGCCGGTTTCGCCCAACACGTCTGTACCGGACGCGGACGCGAGGTCGAGGATCGAATCTCCCGAATGCCGGGCACGGCGGCCGGCGTCGATGGCGCGAGATGA
- a CDS encoding carboxymuconolactone decarboxylase family protein — MSSIDTFKQSLTRAREYGLEEFLEIISEMSQVSTRKGIIDRKNKELITLGMALTKQCRRCIDIHTKEAIRLHVMPGELTQVRKIALFLKASPREGGEMWDSWEDSWREYVLGRGPIQHHVRELIALGIALVEQRRDHIHLHARAALDFGAPPEEIFEVMPIALLMDGAPALSQIPHLVDALDGPPLAMSA, encoded by the coding sequence ATGAGCAGTATCGACACCTTCAAGCAGTCCCTGACCCGCGCCCGCGAGTACGGCCTCGAGGAGTTCCTCGAGATCATCAGCGAGATGTCTCAGGTCAGTACCCGCAAGGGCATCATCGATCGGAAAAACAAAGAGCTGATCACATTGGGCATGGCCCTAACGAAGCAGTGCCGACGCTGCATCGACATCCACACGAAGGAGGCTATCCGGCTGCATGTCATGCCCGGCGAGCTCACGCAGGTCCGCAAGATCGCACTCTTTCTCAAGGCGAGCCCGCGTGAAGGCGGCGAGATGTGGGACTCCTGGGAGGATTCCTGGCGTGAATACGTCCTCGGGCGCGGACCGATCCAGCATCATGTCCGCGAGCTGATCGCGCTGGGCATCGCGCTCGTGGAGCAACGCCGCGACCATATCCACCTGCACGCACGTGCTGCGCTCGATTTCGGTGCGCCGCCCGAGGAGATCTTCGAGGTCATGCCGATCGCCCTACTCATGGACGGCGCACCGGCCTTGTCGCAAATCCCACATCTCGTAGATGCCTTGGACGGCCCTCCCCTGGCCATGAGTGCCTAA
- a CDS encoding efflux RND transporter periplasmic adaptor subunit: MSVVDRTQTQGRMRRLRVGFLFALIAAGLLAGCEVAQPPTPSAGGTEGENGVETQAESERLADATVESAMEHALKHLDPKYVCPMHPRIVRDKPGSCPICGMDLVEKLMDPTVGKYPEVELRPAVMQNLGVRTGTVERGTLWKYIRTVGRVEFDETRLAHIHPRAEGWIEDLQLRAEGERVTKGQDLAEIYAPAMLSAQVDFLQALEPQPRGVSQVKADKARNLLRLLDIPEDVIREIEKQREPRNRLPIRAPIDGIVIGLKARQGMYVTPETEMFTIADLSRVWVMVDVFEAQIDWLAPGLTAEIRVPARPGKVWEGKVDYLYPELDPKTRTLRVRLVFDNADLALKPNMFADVVIYGGPKRDVLKIPAEAMIVTGERATVVKVVEEGRFQPVDVVAGMERAGEVEILSGLEEGDRIVLSGQFLIDSESSLQASFMRFPVAEASGTEPSETSGGGHAHH, encoded by the coding sequence ATGTCTGTTGTCGATCGAACACAAACCCAGGGCCGTATGCGACGGCTCCGGGTCGGGTTTCTTTTCGCACTGATCGCCGCCGGTCTTTTGGCCGGCTGCGAAGTGGCCCAGCCGCCGACCCCGTCCGCCGGCGGCACCGAGGGCGAGAACGGGGTCGAGACGCAGGCCGAGAGCGAACGCCTCGCCGATGCCACGGTTGAGTCCGCCATGGAGCATGCCCTCAAGCACCTGGACCCCAAGTACGTGTGCCCGATGCATCCCCGGATCGTGCGGGACAAGCCGGGCAGCTGCCCGATCTGCGGCATGGATCTGGTCGAGAAGCTGATGGATCCGACGGTCGGTAAGTACCCGGAGGTCGAGCTCCGTCCTGCGGTGATGCAGAACCTGGGGGTGCGCACCGGAACGGTGGAGCGCGGGACACTCTGGAAATACATCCGCACGGTCGGACGGGTGGAGTTCGACGAGACCCGCCTGGCACACATCCACCCGCGCGCCGAGGGTTGGATCGAGGATCTGCAGTTGCGCGCCGAGGGCGAGCGGGTCACCAAGGGTCAGGATCTGGCCGAGATCTATGCGCCGGCGATGCTCTCGGCACAGGTGGATTTTCTCCAAGCGCTGGAGCCGCAGCCGCGCGGCGTGTCTCAGGTCAAAGCCGACAAGGCACGCAATCTGCTGCGTCTGCTGGACATCCCGGAGGATGTGATCCGGGAGATCGAGAAGCAACGCGAGCCACGCAACAGGCTGCCGATCCGCGCCCCGATCGACGGCATCGTCATCGGGTTGAAGGCCCGCCAGGGTATGTATGTCACGCCCGAGACCGAGATGTTCACCATCGCCGATCTCAGTCGGGTCTGGGTCATGGTCGATGTCTTCGAGGCCCAGATCGACTGGCTTGCGCCAGGACTGACCGCCGAGATCCGGGTTCCGGCGCGCCCGGGCAAGGTGTGGGAGGGGAAGGTCGACTATCTCTATCCGGAGCTCGATCCGAAAACCCGAACGCTGCGCGTACGGTTGGTTTTCGACAACGCCGATCTCGCGCTCAAGCCCAACATGTTCGCCGACGTGGTCATCTACGGCGGACCCAAGCGCGACGTGCTCAAGATCCCGGCCGAGGCCATGATCGTCACCGGCGAGCGCGCGACCGTGGTCAAGGTCGTCGAGGAGGGGCGTTTTCAGCCGGTCGACGTCGTCGCGGGGATGGAGCGTGCCGGCGAGGTGGAGATCCTCTCGGGGCTCGAGGAGGGCGATCGAATCGTCCTCTCGGGTCAGTTCCTGATCGACTCTGAATCCAGCCTGCAGGCGAGCTTCATGCGCTTCCCCGTCGCAGAGGCCTCGGGGACGGAGCCCTCCGAGACGTCCGGAGGTGGACATGCGCACCACTAG
- a CDS encoding efflux RND transporter permease subunit — MKQVILWSLRNRLLVLLSAVLLTAWGIAALKQTPLDAIPDLSDVQVIVRTTFPGQSPQVVEEQVTYPITTTMLAVPGARTVRGYSFFGDSFVYILFEDGTDLYWARSRVLEYLNQAASSLPDGVQPRLGPDATGVGWVFSYALVDRSGRHDLSQLRSLQDWFLKFELQSVPGVAEVATVGGMVREYQIVVDPEKLRAFGIPLSRVSDAVRDANQEAGGSVIERGEAEYMIRTRGYLTGVEDIETIPVEVTEAGTPVLLRDLARVQIGPEMRRAVADLDGEGEITGGIIVMRYGENALSTIAAVKSKLDDLRAGLPEGVEIVVTYDRSELILSAVDNLKTKLIEEFIVVALVCLVFLFHLRSAFVAIVSLPLGILIAFIIMNAQGINANIMSLGGIAIAIGTMVDAAIVMIENAHKHLERAGPNLSSERHWQVIGEAATEVGPALFFSLLIVTVSFLPVFALESQEGRLFSPLAFTKTYAMAAAAGLAVTLVPVLMGYLIRGRIPREDANPLNRLLIRVYRPLLSGVLRRPYLVIGLSVMILFSTLIPLAGVGGLLAPLKWPFQAVGLVVEEGPHRDAEARIEGWQADLASAWQATFRGVPVLGDWHLGLGSEFMPELDEGDLMYMPTTLPGISIGKAGELLRQTDRLIASLPEVERVFGKVGRAETATDPAPLTMIETLIQFKPREEWREGMTLDGLIAELDALVDVPGLANAWVMPIKTRIDMLATGIKTPLGVKISGPDLAEIERIGGEVEQALMQIEGTASAYSERAAQGRYIEIRPDRVAAARVGLNIGDINRIVAAGLGGVTVTRTVEGLERYPVSVRFPREQRDDLQKLRELPIVTPTGAQIPLGQIAEVVVVDGADMLRSENARLNGWVFVDIRGRDLGRYIADAQAVVRDRVALPPGYSIAWSGQYEYMLRAQAKLMQLVPVALALIFLLLYLTFRSTVEALLVMLSLPFALVGGFWLIDLLGYNLSVAVAVGFIALAGVAAEFGVIMLVYLDNAVKQRREEGRLRNEADLVDAVIEGAVMRIRPKAMTVATIFAGLLPIILGAGVGSEVMRRIAAPMVGGMITAPLLSLFVIPALFLIRHRRAFRSA; from the coding sequence ATGAAGCAGGTCATCCTCTGGTCGCTGCGCAACCGTCTCCTGGTGCTGCTCTCGGCGGTGCTCCTCACGGCATGGGGCATTGCGGCACTGAAACAGACCCCGTTGGACGCCATCCCGGATCTGTCGGATGTGCAGGTGATCGTGCGCACGACCTTTCCGGGGCAATCGCCTCAGGTGGTCGAGGAACAGGTCACCTATCCCATCACAACGACGATGCTCGCCGTGCCGGGGGCTCGGACGGTACGCGGTTACAGCTTCTTCGGGGACAGCTTCGTCTACATCCTCTTCGAGGACGGCACCGACCTCTATTGGGCGCGCTCGCGCGTCCTGGAGTATCTCAATCAGGCGGCGTCCTCGCTGCCGGACGGCGTGCAGCCGCGGCTTGGACCGGACGCGACCGGCGTGGGCTGGGTCTTCAGCTACGCGTTGGTCGACCGCAGCGGCCGGCATGATCTCTCTCAACTGCGCAGCCTGCAGGATTGGTTCCTCAAGTTCGAGTTGCAGAGCGTGCCCGGCGTGGCCGAGGTCGCGACCGTGGGCGGCATGGTGCGCGAGTATCAGATCGTGGTGGATCCGGAGAAGCTGCGGGCCTTCGGGATTCCGCTCTCGCGCGTCTCCGATGCCGTGCGCGATGCCAATCAGGAGGCCGGCGGCTCGGTGATCGAGCGCGGCGAGGCGGAGTACATGATCCGCACCCGCGGTTATCTCACCGGTGTTGAGGATATCGAGACCATCCCGGTGGAGGTGACCGAGGCCGGAACCCCGGTCCTGCTGCGCGACCTGGCGCGGGTGCAGATCGGGCCCGAGATGCGCCGAGCGGTCGCGGATCTGGACGGGGAGGGCGAGATTACCGGCGGCATCATCGTGATGCGCTACGGCGAGAATGCCCTCTCCACCATCGCTGCAGTCAAGTCAAAGCTCGACGATCTGCGTGCCGGGCTGCCCGAGGGGGTGGAGATCGTCGTGACCTACGATCGTTCCGAGCTGATCCTCTCCGCGGTGGACAACCTCAAGACCAAGCTGATCGAGGAGTTCATCGTGGTGGCCCTGGTCTGTTTGGTCTTCCTGTTCCACCTGCGCTCGGCCTTCGTGGCCATCGTCTCGCTGCCGCTGGGCATTCTCATCGCTTTTATCATCATGAATGCGCAGGGTATCAACGCCAACATCATGTCGCTCGGCGGTATCGCCATCGCGATCGGCACCATGGTGGATGCGGCCATCGTCATGATCGAGAACGCCCACAAACACCTGGAGCGGGCAGGGCCGAATCTGAGCTCCGAGCGGCATTGGCAGGTGATCGGCGAGGCCGCGACCGAGGTGGGGCCGGCGCTCTTCTTCTCGCTGCTGATCGTGACCGTGAGCTTCCTGCCGGTCTTCGCGCTCGAGTCTCAGGAGGGACGTCTGTTCTCGCCGCTGGCCTTCACCAAGACCTACGCCATGGCCGCCGCCGCGGGGCTCGCCGTGACCTTGGTTCCGGTGCTCATGGGGTATCTGATCCGCGGACGGATTCCGCGCGAGGATGCCAATCCGCTGAACCGGCTTCTGATCCGGGTCTATCGTCCCCTGTTGAGCGGCGTCCTGCGCCGTCCCTATCTCGTCATCGGTCTGTCTGTCATGATCCTTTTCAGCACCTTGATCCCGCTGGCCGGTGTGGGCGGTCTTCTGGCGCCGCTGAAATGGCCGTTTCAGGCGGTCGGGCTCGTTGTCGAGGAAGGGCCGCATCGCGACGCCGAGGCGCGCATCGAGGGCTGGCAAGCCGACCTGGCGAGCGCTTGGCAAGCGACCTTCCGCGGGGTGCCGGTCCTGGGCGACTGGCATCTGGGGCTCGGCTCCGAGTTCATGCCCGAGCTCGACGAGGGCGATCTGATGTACATGCCGACGACCTTGCCCGGGATTTCGATCGGCAAGGCCGGTGAGCTGTTGCGGCAGACCGATCGGCTGATCGCGAGTCTTCCGGAGGTCGAGCGGGTCTTCGGCAAGGTCGGCCGGGCCGAGACTGCGACCGATCCGGCTCCGCTAACCATGATCGAGACCCTGATCCAGTTCAAGCCACGCGAGGAGTGGCGCGAGGGGATGACCCTGGACGGACTGATCGCCGAGCTCGATGCGCTGGTCGACGTCCCCGGTTTGGCCAATGCCTGGGTGATGCCGATCAAGACACGCATCGACATGTTGGCCACCGGCATCAAGACCCCGCTCGGCGTGAAGATCTCGGGTCCGGATCTGGCCGAGATCGAGCGCATCGGCGGCGAGGTCGAGCAGGCCTTGATGCAGATCGAGGGGACCGCTTCGGCCTATTCGGAGCGGGCCGCGCAGGGGCGCTACATCGAGATCCGACCGGATCGGGTGGCGGCCGCGCGCGTCGGTCTGAACATCGGCGATATCAACCGGATCGTCGCGGCCGGCTTGGGCGGCGTCACCGTGACCCGGACGGTGGAGGGTTTGGAGCGCTATCCGGTGAGCGTGCGGTTCCCGCGCGAGCAGCGCGACGATCTGCAGAAGCTGCGCGAGCTGCCCATCGTCACCCCGACCGGTGCTCAAATCCCGCTCGGGCAGATCGCCGAGGTGGTGGTCGTGGACGGGGCGGACATGCTGCGCAGCGAGAACGCCCGTCTCAACGGCTGGGTCTTCGTGGACATCCGCGGGCGCGATCTCGGGCGCTATATCGCCGATGCACAAGCCGTGGTGCGCGATCGGGTCGCGCTGCCGCCCGGCTACTCGATCGCCTGGTCCGGCCAGTACGAGTATATGCTGCGCGCACAAGCCAAGCTCATGCAGTTGGTGCCGGTCGCGCTGGCACTCATCTTCCTGCTGCTGTATCTCACCTTCCGCTCGACCGTCGAGGCCCTGCTGGTGATGCTCTCGCTGCCCTTTGCGCTGGTCGGCGGGTTCTGGCTCATCGATCTGCTGGGCTACAACCTCTCGGTGGCGGTGGCCGTCGGGTTCATCGCACTGGCCGGGGTCGCCGCCGAGTTCGGCGTCATCATGCTGGTGTATCTCGACAATGCGGTGAAACAGCGTCGCGAGGAGGGTCGGCTCCGCAACGAGGCCGACCTGGTCGACGCGGTTATCGAAGGCGCGGTCATGCGGATTCGGCCCAAGGCGATGACCGTCGCCACCATCTTCGCCGGTCTGCTGCCGATCATCCTGGGCGCCGGTGTGGGCTCCGAGGTGATGCGACGCATCGCAGCGCCCATGGTCGGCGGCATGATCACCGCACCCTTGCTGAGTCTCTTTGTCATCCCGGCCCTCTTTCTCATCCGACACCGACGGGCGTTTCGCTCCGCATAA
- the lexA gene encoding transcriptional repressor LexA has product MGRTPTGRTREQVFQLVRERLLAGQPPTVREVQEAFGFRSVQTARAHLEALVSEGRLDKQSGRARGYRLADSAVLVPGEDRIAPPRLVPLLGRVTAGAFGLAVEDLEGYLPVQSDRVGANEELFGLRVRGESMRDAGILPGDIVIVWRLPSVDDGAIVVALVGEEATIKRLRRRGDRIELHPANPDYAVMTPDPDALQVLGRVIEVRRYLD; this is encoded by the coding sequence ATGGGTCGAACACCGACCGGACGGACGCGCGAGCAGGTGTTCCAGCTCGTGCGCGAGCGGCTCCTGGCCGGCCAACCACCGACCGTGCGGGAGGTCCAGGAGGCGTTTGGCTTTCGGTCCGTGCAGACCGCTCGCGCGCATCTCGAGGCGCTGGTGTCCGAGGGGCGTCTCGACAAGCAGTCGGGTCGAGCACGGGGCTATCGGCTTGCCGATTCGGCGGTGCTCGTGCCGGGCGAAGACCGGATCGCGCCGCCGCGATTGGTCCCCTTGCTCGGACGCGTCACGGCAGGCGCCTTCGGATTGGCGGTCGAGGATCTCGAAGGTTATCTCCCGGTGCAGTCGGACCGCGTCGGCGCGAACGAGGAGCTGTTCGGCCTGCGTGTGCGCGGGGAGAGCATGCGCGACGCCGGCATCCTGCCCGGCGATATCGTCATCGTGTGGCGTCTCCCCAGTGTCGATGACGGCGCGATCGTCGTCGCCCTGGTGGGCGAGGAGGCGACGATCAAGCGTCTGCGGCGACGCGGTGACCGGATCGAGCTGCATCCTGCAAACCCCGATTACGCGGTGATGACGCCGGACCCGGATGCGCTTCAGGTCCTGGGGCGGGTGATCGAGGTGCGGCGTTATCTCGATTGA
- a CDS encoding DNA recombination/repair protein RecA → MKAAFSDLQRGLEPSRTPVSWGLATFRGRFAEISGGEATAALTLTMSLVAEAQQCEEPVAWVTGRDSGFFPPDVAAVGIDLSALAVVWAQGALEAARAADLLLRSGAFGLVVLDLGTDDDLPLAAQTRLAALAKKHETALLCLTRKERERPSLGSLISLRADASRTGRAPPLFRCETRILKDKRQGPGRTFAELCHGPDGLS, encoded by the coding sequence ATGAAGGCGGCCTTCTCGGATCTTCAACGCGGGCTCGAGCCGAGCCGGACGCCTGTCTCTTGGGGGCTGGCGACCTTTCGCGGTCGCTTTGCCGAGATCTCGGGCGGGGAGGCGACGGCGGCGCTGACGCTGACCATGAGTCTGGTGGCCGAGGCTCAGCAGTGCGAGGAGCCGGTGGCCTGGGTGACGGGACGCGACAGCGGTTTTTTCCCGCCGGATGTCGCGGCGGTCGGGATCGATCTGAGTGCCTTGGCGGTCGTGTGGGCGCAGGGTGCACTCGAGGCCGCGCGGGCGGCGGACCTGCTGTTGCGCTCGGGTGCCTTCGGTCTCGTCGTGCTCGATCTGGGCACCGACGATGACCTGCCGCTTGCCGCTCAGACACGTCTCGCCGCGCTCGCGAAGAAGCACGAGACGGCGCTCCTGTGCCTGACGCGCAAGGAGCGGGAGCGCCCGTCGCTGGGGTCGCTGATCTCGTTGCGTGCCGATGCGTCGCGCACTGGACGTGCGCCGCCGCTGTTCCGCTGCGAGACGCGCATCCTCAAGGACAAGCGCCAGGGACCGGGTCGGACCTTCGCGGAGCTCTGTCATGGACCGGATGGCCTGTCTTGA